Proteins co-encoded in one Homo sapiens chromosome 17 genomic scaffold, GRCh38.p14 alternate locus group ALT_REF_LOCI_1 HSCHR17_1_CTG4 genomic window:
- the KRT33A gene encoding keratin, type I cuticular Ha3-I, with the protein MSYSCGLPSLSCRTSCSSRPCVPPSCHGCTLPGACNIPANVSNCNWFCEGSFNGSEKETMQFLNDRLASYLEKVRQLERDNAELENLIRERSQQQEPLVCASYQSYFKTIEELQQKILCSKSENARLVVQIDNAKLASDDFRTKYETELSLRQLVESDINGLRRILDELTLCRSDLEAQVESLKEELLCLKQNHEQEVNTLRCQLGDRLNVEVDAAPTVDLNQVLNETRSQYEALVETNRREVEQWFATQTEELNKQVVSSSEQLQSYQAEIIELRRTVNALEIELQAQHNLRDSLENTLTESEARYSSQLSQVQRLITNVESQLAEIRSDLERQNQEYQVLLDVRARLECEINTYRSLLESEDCKLPSNPCATTNACDKSTGPCISNPCGLRARCGPCNTFGY; encoded by the exons ATGTCTTACAGTTGTGGCCTGCCCAGCCTGAGCTGCCGCACCAGCTGCTCCTCCCGGCCCTGTGTGCCCCCCAGCTGCCACGGCTGCACCCTGCCCGGGGCCTGCAACATCCCCGCCAATGTGAGCAACTGCAACTGGTTCTGTGAGGGCTCCTTCAATGGCAGTGAGAAGGAGACCATGCAGTTCCTGAACGACCGCCTGGCCAGCTACCTGGAGAAGGTGCGTCAGCTGGAGCGGGACAACGCGGAGCTGGAGAACCTCATCCGGGAGCGGTCACAGCAGCAGGAGCCCTTGGTGTGTGCCAGCTACCAGTCCTACTTCAAGACCATTGAGGAGCTCCAGCAGAAG ATCCTGTGCAGCAAGTCTGAGAATGCCAGGCTTGTGGTGCAGATCGACAATGCCAAGCTGGCCTCAGATGACTTCAGGACCAA ATATGAGACCGAGCTGTCCCTGCGGCAGCTGGTGGAGTCGGACATCAATGGCCTGCGCAGGATCCTGGATGAGCTGACCCTGTGCAGGTCTGACCTGGAGGCCCAGGTGGAGTCCCTGAAGGAGGAGCTGCTGTGCCTCAAGCAGAACCATGAGCAG GAGGTTAACACCCTGCGCTGCCAGCTTGGAGACCGCCTCAACGTGGAGGTGGACGCTGCTCCCACTGTGGACCTGAACCAGGTCCTGAATGAGACCAGGAGTCAGTATGAGGCCCTGGTGGAAACCAACCGCAGGGAAGTGGAGCAATGGTTCGCCACGCAG ACCGAGGAGCTGAACAAGCAGGTGGTATCCAGCTCGGAGCAGCTGCAGTCCTACCAGGCGGAGATCATCGAGCTGAGACGCACGGTCAATGCCCTGGAGATCGAGCTGCAGGCCCAGCACAACCTG CGAGACTCTCTGGAAAACACGCTGACAGAGAGCGAGGCCCGCTACAGCTCCCAGCTGTCCCAGGTGCAGAGACTGATCACCAACGTGGAGTCCCAGCTGGCGGAGATCCGCAGTGACCTGGAGCGGCAGAACCAGGAGTATCAGGTGCTGCTGGACGTGCGGGCGCGGCTGGAGTGTGAGATCAACACGTACCGGAGCCTGCTGGAGAGCGAGGACTGCAA GCTCCCCTCCAACCCCTGCGCCACAACCAATGCATGTGACAAGTCCACTGGGCCCTGTATCTCTAATCCCTGTGGCCTACGTGCTCGGTGTGGGCCTTGCAACACATTTGGGTACTAG
- the KRT33A gene encoding keratin, type I cuticular Ha3-I isoform X1: MLSREVNRYLLPSAKSMLVESTNHPLSLFYARMADFEEVNTLRCQLGDRLNVEVDAAPTVDLNQVLNETRSQYEALVETNRREVEQWFATQTEELNKQVVSSSEQLQSYQAEIIELRRTVNALEIELQAQHNLRDSLENTLTESEARYSSQLSQVQRLITNVESQLAEIRSDLERQNQEYQVLLDVRARLECEINTYRSLLESEDCKLPSNPCATTNACDKSTGPCISNPCGLRARCGPCNTFGY; encoded by the exons ATGCTTAGCAGGGAAGTAAACAGATACTTATTGCCTTCAGCAAAATCTATGCTGGTGGAATCAACAAATCACCCTTTAAGTCTCTTCTATGCCAGGATGGCAGATTTTGAA GAGGTTAACACCCTGCGCTGCCAGCTTGGAGACCGCCTCAACGTGGAGGTGGACGCTGCTCCCACTGTGGACCTGAACCAGGTCCTGAATGAGACCAGGAGTCAGTATGAGGCCCTGGTGGAAACCAACCGCAGGGAAGTGGAGCAATGGTTCGCCACGCAG ACCGAGGAGCTGAACAAGCAGGTGGTATCCAGCTCGGAGCAGCTGCAGTCCTACCAGGCGGAGATCATCGAGCTGAGACGCACGGTCAATGCCCTGGAGATCGAGCTGCAGGCCCAGCACAACCTG CGAGACTCTCTGGAAAACACGCTGACAGAGAGCGAGGCCCGCTACAGCTCCCAGCTGTCCCAGGTGCAGAGACTGATCACCAACGTGGAGTCCCAGCTGGCGGAGATCCGCAGTGACCTGGAGCGGCAGAACCAGGAGTATCAGGTGCTGCTGGACGTGCGGGCGCGGCTGGAGTGTGAGATCAACACGTACCGGAGCCTGCTGGAGAGCGAGGACTGCAA GCTCCCCTCCAACCCCTGCGCCACAACCAATGCATGTGACAAGTCCACTGGGCCCTGTATCTCTAATCCCTGTGGCCTACGTGCTCGGTGTGGGCCTTGCAACACATTTGGGTACTAG